Sequence from the Cryptococcus neoformans var. neoformans JEC21 chromosome 1, complete sequence genome:
CCAGGGGCAAACGCCTCGCTTCGCCAAAGTTTGATGGTGCCGTCAAGTTTGCCGCAGGTGATCAGTCCTCGCCGACGGTCTTGCGCCTCAGACGTCCAGCATATACCACTGACCATACCCCTATGGGCTCCTGGGATTTTGAGCAATGGTCTCCTCAAGCCCAAGGAATGTACAATGACTTCGCcatcgccaccaccaccggcAACAACGCCGGCCCGTCTCGAGTCTTTACCCAGACAGTAGACACCGTCCTGATGACCACCAAGAGCGTCAACAAAAGGCTTGGCAAACATGCGCTCCATCTTTACGGCAGTGACGGCACGTGTGTATTCTCTTGGCTTTGCaaaaggatggagatgaggcGCGAGGTTGTGCGACAGAGGATGGGgagcagaggaggaagagggaagatgatcgTCCAGGGAGCGAGAGATGGTTTTTATTTTCTAGAAGTGGGTGAGAATGGGCTGTTAGGAAAGGTTTGAACTTACCATTTTGGCGGTTGTCTTCTGAAATGTCTTTGGAGAGATGACTTTGGGCGAGGGATGAACCAAAAATCTCCCTCTTTCAAAACAGTCGAATAACTGAATTACGTAACATTTTGCCACCGCCGGCAATCTCAACAGCTAATAATGCAGCAGTCCGTCACTTTGCTCCGTAAGCCGTCCTTCTTtgctttctttcctctcttctttctttgttCTTCATTTATcgccttttctcttctccgaAATGAGCgaaccatcttctccagcttcaTCCCTCGATTTCTTTGAGTCGGACGCTTCAGCAGACTCCGACTACGATGAAGCACCACGCCGCACTCGGAAGCAGCCTTCCAAGAAATATGGAGCCCGGCACGGTACATCCACTCCCACAGCTTCAGGCTCAGGCTCTGGTACAAAAATTAAGATAAACTTGTCCTCTCTCCAACGACGGGCAGTGGAGGGCAATACCGCTGTTgagcaggaagaagaaggagacgaggatgaagaagggtatTTTGATGGTTTAATTGGTAAACGAGGAGTGGATCTTTCAGGCCAAACGCTGAAAGGTGATCATTCTTTGAGACCGCTTTGGGTAGATGACCGCGGTAATATGTGGGTACATGAGTCCTTGGATCCGACACAGCAAGTCATTGCTGACCATGTCTGGACAGTATTGTTGAGGCCTTTGCTCCCTTTGCAAAGCAAGCGCAAGATTTCCTGGTTGCCATTTCCGAGCCAGTATCTCGGTGAGTCATCCGTATGACTTAAGTTTACCTGTTCATCGTGCTGACAAAGGATATAGGCCCGCCCTTATACATGAATACCGCATAACCAAGCCTTCTTTACATTCTGCCATGTCAATTGGTCTTGAGACCAAGGTCATCATTGAGGTCCTCTCTCGTCTGAGCAAGACACCCCTTTCACCGCGACTTGTCGCGCGAATAGAAGAATGGACCGCATCGTTTGGTAAAGTCCGGCTTGTATTGAAGGACAACCGATACTTCCTTGAAACGAGTGTCCCCGAATTCTTGCAAAAACTGATGAACGATGAAGTCATCAAGGAATGCATGGTGCATCGTGAAGAGGAAACAGGTCCTACTGTATTTGGAGCGGAGGAAGGTGCTCGTCCACGACGAGACTTTGCCATTCCTGGgacagaagaagctcgaaGACGAGAGAGGGGTGAAGATGCCGAACAGACTCGTGAGAATGATGCTGTCTTGGGTGCAGTGATTGGGATTAGCGAGgcggatgagatggatgatgaagatgacaaaGTTCATTCGTTTGAGGTGTCTGGCGAGCGGATGGAGGATGTTCGAAGACGGTGCAAGGATATCGATCTTCCTGCATTGGAAGAGTACGATTTCAGAAATGACACGATCAATCCCAATCTCGATATACAGTTGAAGCCCATGACAGTCATCAGGCCGTATCAGGAGATGAGTCTAGCCAAAATGTTTGGTAACGGTAGAGCCAGGTCAGGTATCATTGTCTTACCTTGTGGAGCGGGAAAAACGCTGGTGGGCATAACTGCGGCATGTACGATCAAGAAGAGCGCGTTGGTGCTCTGTACTTCTGCGTTGgtttgtttttcttttctcgttGCGCAAACCTCTGACGTTATACGGGTAGTGTATCGGTAGCCCAATGGAAGCAACAATTCCTTCACTTCTCCAACATATCGGAACGACAGATCTGTGCCTTCACCCAGggcgaaaaagaaatgTTCAGTACGTCGGCGGGCATCGTCATCTCAACCTACTCCATGATTGCCAAAACTGGCAAGCGAGCGCATGATGCGGAAAAGATGATGCAGTTCCTTCGGTCCAGGGAATGGGGATTTTTACTGTTGGATGAAGTGCATGTGACTCCGGCGGATATGTTCAGAAAATGTATCAATAATTTCAAAGTGCATGCCAAGTTGGGTCTCACTGGTGAGTCTTTGCGGTTCAGTGGATTGACATTGATATGGAGACTAACGTGAAAAAATAGCAACGCTGGTAAGGGAGGATGATAGGATTGGGGATTTGGGATACTTGATTGGTCCAAAGTTGTACGAAGCCAATTGGATGGATCTCGCTAAAAATGGCCATATTGCCACTGTCCAGGTATGTTTCGTTGCccaatttttttttggtctATACACTACTGAGCAGGACGTTTTTTTTTAGTGTGCCGAAGTTTGGTGCCCCATGACTCCAGAATTTTATCGCGAATATTTACGGAATCCTTCTCGCAAACGCATCCTTTTGCACGCCATGAACCCGAACAAGATTCAAGCATGTCAGTTCTTGATCAACTATCATGAGAGCCGAGGCGACAAGGTGATCGTATTTTCCGACAATGTGTTTGCACTCGAGGTGAGTTGTTTTGGGCTCGAGAAAATCTTGGTTTGTACTGACGGGACGAATAGGCGTACGCCAAAAAGTTGGGCAAGTCTTTTATTCACGGCGGGACGCCTGAAGGCGAACGGTTGCGGATTCTTTCGCGATTCCAACACGACCCCCAGCTGaacaccatcttcctctccaaggTCGGTGATACTTCTATCGACTTGCCTGAAGCTACTTGCTTGATCCAAATATCTTCCCATTTTGGTTCTCGACGACAAGAAGCTCAGCGATTGGGTAGGATTCTGAGGGCAAAGCGAAGAAATGACGAGGGTTTCAACGCCTTTTTTTATTCGCTTGTTTCCAAAGATACTCAGGAGATGTTCTATTCCTCGAAGCGGCAAGGATTCTTGATTGACCAAGGTTACGCGTTCAAAGTGATCACCGAACTTCACGGTCTTCATAGCATGCCCAACCTCGTTTTCGCTTCCAAGGACGAACAGCTGTCATTGCTAGAGTCGGTACTGAACCAGGGTGATGCCGCGGCAGAGACGGCGGACCATTATATGAGGTTGAATGGGGGTAAGCATCTCAAGAGGATTGCGGGCGCTCAGCCGAGTACGAGTGGGACGACGGTGCAGAGGTTCATGGCACCGTTGGAGCATTTGAGTGGAGGGCAGAATATCAGTTATAGAGAACAGAACAAGAGTGTCAAgtgggtttttttttctttttcttttttttccccaaAATCTATATGATTACCGGAAAAGTGAGGAGCATATACTAATCAAGGATTTCATCTTTCCAGCAAGGAGTTATCGAGAGAAGTACGGCAGAATAAGAGGGCTGGGGGATCGAGTAGTGGGAAAGATAGCCATTCGATTTtcaaaaagagaaaaacaGAATTGGCAGCGGCCAAGAAGCAGCGTGAGACGGGATTCTAAGCAGTAGGCATACTTATATTAAAAAAAGCGGTATCCTTGTAGCAAGTAAAATACATGCAAACTCAATCTGTTGtactcttttttttttttttcttcctgtATTACGATCCTGTGACCTCTCCGATATCCTCATTCCACACTTTACCCCGCGGACTGTTGATCCAGTTTTTCATCATGTTTTTAATCTCTTCAGAATCGAGGTTGATAACGTTGGCGCCGTTATCACGGAGGAGTTGTTCCCCGCCCAAAAAATTTTCGTTTTCGGCGAGAACGACGGTACGGATTTTGTAGAGGATACAAGTTGCGGAGCACCTTGACGGAAGAATCagcctcatcttccactttGCACAAAGTAGAATCACacagagggagagagggagtaACTTACATGATGCAAGGCGACAAGGTGGTGAACATTGCACACTCGCTTAACAAGCCTTCTGGTACCCGTCCCAAGTTTTCGAGACAGTCCATCTCTCCATGTCGGACGTTGGACGAGAGCTGGACACGGTTGTTGTGTCCGCGGGAGATGATACGGGAGGTAGGAAGGTGGACCAAAGCGGCGCTGGCGGTGGGGGGGGTAAGTGATGAGGATCAACGTGTTGTAGTAagcagacgaggaaggacgGGCTTACCCGATGGGGATACCGCCCTCCGAAAGGCTCTTTAAGGCTTGTTCATGGGCACTATTTTAAATTGAGTGTGTTTTTTTCTGGTCAGCTTGTATCaatacatatatatatctaTATTTTTTGACTGCGTGCATCTTTCACTCTGCCACCGGTTGTTGTATGGGTATGGTTGAACCTGCCAAACGCTGTGATTGTAATCTCACCCTTACTCTCGCTTATCTCGCCCGCCTGCCCAATGGGAATTAGAACGTACACGCTCATAAAGTGAGGATAGTCCTCTGGCTTGGCTGGTGATCCTTCTACGGGGGACATGGTTTGTTGGGCCAGTGTGGTTTCTGTTGTAGATGTGTAGGGATAGTTTATACGAACAGTAGTTGACGAAAATGACAAACTCGTAATTGAGATgccctccacctccaccggTACAAAAACTCCCCCGGGACTCTAAAAAAAACGCCTAACGTAATAAAGCGTGAGCTCGCCACCAAGCGATCCTCCTTGGGACCTTGCCTACGTATTTTCGTTTTGCGTAGGTGGTCCATTATTTCAATTGTATTTGTCGTTCTCCGCCCACGATGCAGTCCCCGCCGCCTACCAGAGATCCCCACCGACCGTCCGAATCCGAATCCACGGAGCCGGAAATCCCAGCCACCggcaccagcaccagcaccagctCAAACCCGCTCTACCCCTCTATCCTCCCCACGTCCGCCACTCTTCTCGCCACGAAACTCGGCCCCACCCTGCCATACTACCAATCCCAAACCCATCCCGGGTCCTCCGGCGGTGGCGGGGTTGGCGGCGTCCccgcggcggcggcggaccCGGAAGAGGCAAGGCGGCAGGAGATGGCGTATCGACTGCGGGCGATGCCCGAACAGTGTTTTTCGTGGTGTACCCAGAGCGAGATGGCGAGGCCGCTTTGTAGGATGCTTTGTGTTAGGAAGAGGGCGCCGGTGCGGAGTAGGGAAGAGCagttgaagaggttgaggcCGCAGCTGCGGGTGAGGCAGGGAGAGGTTGAGAGTGCGAGTGCGAGTGTGTTTGCGAGTGTGGTGTCCTCGAGCGAGCAAACGttgtcatcgtcgtcgtcaccaccaccgccaccatCCATATTCGATTGGCTTCATTCTCCTATTGAAACACTGCGTTCACGGATAACACCGTATTCAATCATATACATTCGCGGTACGCCTGATGGTGTGATTGGGAGGTATATGGAGGAGCTTGAATGGGATGATGGGGTGTATGATTTTAAAGGGATATCAAGGGGACAAGTTGCAAAGTCtgcaggaagaagaagggatgagGATTTCAAGATGGAATGGCTCGAATGGGGCGATCACGGGTGGGTGTTTTTTTGGTGATATATTTTGTATGGCTGACAAGAGGTTTTGTTTAGAACACTACTGCATTTACCTTTGGCGTTTATATTCTCACCCATCCTCGCGTTGCCGGAGAATATCAACCGTCTTCTCTCGCCCTCACTCAATTTTCTCTCTGCCTACAAGGCTTCGTTCACTGAAGGCGGCCAGGCCCGGAATGTGCTCAAGTTTGTCGAGACGGTGAAGAGTAATGGGGCGGgggagatggtggataAGATTAGTACGTTTATAGAGAAGCGTGTgcaggaagggagggagaagagggaggagatgatgaagcagaggcaagagaggatgaaggataTGAAGGATGTGGGTAGCGAggtggaagggaagggggaagagaggcaGTAGAGTCGGTATCGGGTGTATGTTATGGTATGCATCGGACAAGCCAAGGCTGTCAATTACTATTGTCTACGGATACAACAAGACGGAACAGTGGAAAAGATTCGGCACTATGCGTGACGGGCCAATGCTTCTGCCTTGACCGTTTTCTCTGCTTCAAAACTCTCTCTGGGATCTATCCTCAGACTGCTGCTTGGTTCTGCCGACTGAGATGATTCAGCCGCGTAAAAAGCGGCCGTGCTGATAGGTGCAGCCGGAGGACGTTCAGAGACGGGCCGGGTGGTCGAGCGTGTCAAGTCGTTGGCTGGGTTTGTCAAGGTGGCTGGATTTGTAGCCACGGTGGCTGGGTTTGTCAAGGTGGCTGGGTCGTTTGAAGATGTACAGGCAGGCAGAAGAgaatcatcctcttcctcgtcccAGTCGTCGCGCATAGCAGCTACGCCTCGCAGGATCTCTTCGGGTATAATGACACTGCCGTAGCTCCCGTCGAGATAGTCTTTGGCGTCTTCGCTGGACCCGGTGTCGTTTGGCTCGTGAGCCGCCCTGTGGGCTTCCTCGCGAAACTTGGGAGCGATGAGGGAGACTCCAAAGGGCGTGAAGAGGCCGCGGGGCCCGAATCTCTCGAGGAAGCCAGAGTAAATCTTTTCGAGCTTGGCGTGTTGGCTATCGGCGGTCAGTGGCTGCGGGAGACAGACGCGGGACGCAGGGACGTACCGGGAGGACGAGAGGCGTCTGCGCTTCACGCCTGCCTGGTGCTGGTTCTCGTCGGCGGTCATTCTCACTGCGGGGCTGTCAGTACGGGCGGAGACGAGACGGACAAGTACACGCACACAGATCCCAGCGGCTGCGCCTGCTCTGGACGGCGAGGGGCATGCCGTGCTTGTCCTGGAGATGGCGTCTGGCGACGCTGCGGCCGTTCTTGCCGTCGTAGGTCTTGCCGCAGACCCTGCAGGTGATGAGCTTCCACTCGGTGTAGGCGGCGTCGGCGGGGTGTGCGTCtgggtggaggatgaggaggtcGTTGACGTCGAGGGACCAGCCGGGGGCGGCGGGGCAGGGGAGGAGGCCGTTGGGGCGGCAGGCGCGGAGCTGGAGGAGCGGCTGGCTGGCGTCGGCAAAGtcggggaagaagacgggGGTGGACTCGGTGGGGGGGGCTGGCTCGTGGGGGTGCAtcgggggggggggagtAAATCCGCGGTGCATCGGGGGGGAGTAATGTAAATCCGCGTCCAACTTTTATTCACTCACTCTCTCACTATATAACATGGCAGCCCCCCTCTACGTCACCCAGTCTGGCCGCCTGTGGCACGCcggcctcatcctcatcgtcaccGTCGGCCTCCCAGGTAAGCACGCCCAGCACACGCCCCCGCTCACCCCCAGCCCGCGGCAAGACCCACATCTCCCGCGCCCTCGAACGCTACCTCCGCTGGCTCGGCGTCAAGACCCGCGTCTACTCCATCGGCGACTACAGGCGCAAGGTCCTCGGCGGCGCTCACAACGTGCCCCACGACTACTTCCAGACAAAGAGTGCGTCCCTGTGCTGCCCCGCCCGCTGACACCCCAGCCCCCAGGTCAGAGGCCACCAACGCCCTCCGCCGCCGCATCAAGGCAGAGCTCGAGGACCAGATCATGGACTTTTTCACCCAGGGCGGCCAGGTCGTCATCTACGATGCCAACAACGGCAGCGTCGCAGAGAGAAAGATCACCTCGGAAAAGTTTGGCAACCGGGGCGTCCATGTCATCTACCTCGGTCAGTCGTGCGTCGCCCTGTGGCGCGGGTGCTGACTGCCGCAGAGAGCCTCTGTGACCAAGAGGATATCATCACCGCCAACATCCGCAGCGTCAAGCTCTCGTCTCCCGACGTGtgtccctcttccccccCCGCCCGCACACACATGCTGATACCGCGCCTAGTATGCCGGATGGGACGCAGAAAAGGCAGTCGCAGACTACTGGGAACGTATCCGCGACCAGGCTGCGGTGTACGACACCGTCACCGCCGACGAAGGACCGTTTATCAAGGTGATGAATGTCGGCGAGCGGATCGAAGTGAACCGTATCGAAGGTGGGTCCGTCCAGCGTCCGGCACTTGCTCATTTACAACCCAGGATATCTCCAAACGCGatgctgcttcttcttgatgaaTATCCACACCCGTCCTCGCAACATTTACTTTGCGCGTGTACGTCCCTACTATTGAATAACTTTCTCCTATTGAACAACTAACAACCGACACAACGCAGTCTGGGCAATCTCTCATCGAACACTCGTATAAAGCCGACTCTGACCTCTCGCCGGCCGGCTGGGAATATGCTGAACGACTCAAGGCGGCGGTGATTGCGCGACGTAAAGCggcgagagaggagagaaaggcaaAAGGCGAAGTCGTCGGGGAGGACAACCCGCTGCTGGCAAGTGCTCCCATTGTCTATCCATACACTAACCACGCTCCCTAGATCTGGACATCCGCCCGTCGTCGTGCTTACCACACCGCCTGGCCCTTTGTCCATTCCGGCTACAAGGTCGTCCAGAAACCGATCATGTCGGAAATCAACCCGGGCGTCTGGGACGGTCTCTCGACACAGGAAGCGATGGAACTCTACCCCGACGAATGGTCCCGTTTCCTCGCTGACCCGTATGCGCATAGGGCACCGCGCGCGGAAAGTTATCATGATCTCAGTGTCCGACTCGAAAGTGTCATTTTCGAGCTGGAGAGGTGTCAGGATGATTTGTTGATTATCGGCCATGCTTCCGTTATCCGCTGTCTCGTAAttccccttcctttgcTCATCATTTGCAACGTGCTAACAAAAAACAGCTCGCCTACCTTGTCGGTCTCCCGCCCAACGAAGTGCCGGCGGTCGAGATCGCGCGGGGCGACCTCGTCGAAATCACGCCGGCCTCTTACGGCGTCATCTCCCGCGCCTGGCACTTTTGGTCCGGTGAAGGCCGGGGCGACGCGTATGGTGGAAACCTGTACGAAAACTTTGCAGAAGCGACGTCTGGCAAGGGCTCGGTCCTGCCCGATTCGGGCGTCAACTTTGCGGCCGACGCGCTGAatatggagaaggaggcgcaggaggaggaaggcagggagaaggaggagaggggggaaaagatgatggaggcCGCCAAGGCGGTGGGCAAGATTGCAGAGCAGGCTGCGGCCAATACAGCAGCTGGTGCAGGTGCGCATGGCAGCAGTGGTGGTGATGGCACCGCAGGCGGAGTCGGTCAAGGTGCCAGGGGTCCAGGAAAGGcattgaggagatggggtTCAGAGAGGGGCAAAGGTAGGGGTCTGCCAGGGTTGAGCGAGTTGAACGAgacggatgatgatgaagtagaggaaaacaagaaggatgatgaagcggTGGCAGTGTCTGAAGGCGAGGGTAGAGAAAGTGGAACAACGAGGAGTAGAGCTAGTGAGTTGGGAGATTAAAAACGATTTTGATCGAAACGCTTATACGTGCTTTAGTGAGCCTTTTGGAAATCTAGACCGATCTGAAATTGGATGGTGCACAAGATGTAACAGATGTAATACAGAAAATGGAAAAAAAGTAATGCTTTATGAAGGATGTAATGCGCTCAACTCGATTAATCTCTCTGTCCATTCCATCGCCATGTGttcacccttctccttctctcggACATTGATACCCTCGTCGTACAACCGACTCGCCATTTCTTGCGTGAACAATGTTGATGCTTGATCTTTTGATAATAAACTCCAGTTGGGTGATTGACCGCCTCGCACCCAATCGAAATCCTGGACTTGAGTATGTCTACTCTCGTACGCCTGTTTCATGTCAGTCTTGGAACGCCCGgaataaaaaataaataaaaagaCTTGCCGGCTGAGTGGATAgtaaaaaagaaggataagcTCCAAAGGCAACGTTCGTGCAGTGCTCGATGACCGGAAGAGAAGCAACATTTAGCAACACGTGTGTGTTTGTCGAGGAATGTATTCTAAACTGTTTCAAGCAATTAGACCAAAAAACAACCCCCGCTTCCGCTGGGGGGAACGAAAGACTATAGGACACGTACCTGCTGGGCACCGACAATGACCAGACAGTTCACCATCCCGGAGAGCATGGCGCTTCCCGGCAGGACGGGAGCTACCATGATACATTGCTCGAGATCCTTGGCGTGCAGAGCTGTCAGGATCGGTCTTTGTCCTGCTGCTGTCCATGTCGTTCCATCCGCTGGAGCTCGTGGTGGCCCCACTTCCGGTCCCGTTCCTGTAGCGCGCGGCGGGCATAGGTCGATCACGCAGCGAGAaagggatgagagggatAGTGTGTATGCGCCTGTACCTGGTGCGAGCTCGGGTCGCACAATCGTATTCGCGAGACAAGATATCGTGTGCGTCGAAGACGTGGACGTGGACGTGGATGCCGGTGTAAAAGTCGAAAGTCCCCGGGTTTGGGAAATGTCACCACTATcagaagacgacgacgacgacgctGTCAAGCTTGAGATATTTGACGTTGCCTGTGAAGAAGCGTTGGGGATCGACTGTGCGGCACCAGGCGAAGATTTCGGTTTTGTAAATGCGAATCGACTCTTTGGCTTTTCTTTCGCTCTCAGAACAGCCACTTTACTTTCAAGCTCTGTTATTTGCTACTGGCAGTATGTCAACAAGTATCCCGGACTGggtcctttttttttttggcccATGCCACCTACACTGGCATATCGTCCACGATCGTATTTGGGTAATCCCTCGCCAAAACTGTCCACCAACGTCCTCAAAGACGATATACGCTTGGATATATCAGTAATGGATGTCGATGGCTGCTCTTCTAAAGACTGTAGTATTCCTAATTGAAGCCATAAGTAACCCAGCGGGCGAAAAgccaccaaaaaaaaagggaaaaagaagagctaGCAGACGGACCTTGCTTCTGAGAATGGAACATTGAATGCAGCTCAGCTGATTGCGCTGTAGACACGACGCCCTGCTCATTGGTGGACATTTTTGTCTGTACCCGGCCTTTTCCGATTTTGGTTCAGGCTTTCCGCCTACTCGAGCAGTTGATAGTTGTGCAGCAGTCGTCGCAGAGAATAACGAACCGCCCGCCGCAACTTGCTCAAAAGTCAAAAACACCAAAGATGGACGTTGTTATCATCCCCTCGCTTACGTACGCCGTTCATGGTACGACAATTATTGTTTGAGTGGTATAAAGAATGCAGCCAGACACGCAGTACAGTATCTGAAACCTATTGACCAATGCATATATGTGAATTCTAGTGATTTATTTTTATTCTTGATTTGTACATGACTAAGATAGAGAGAGATGAATCTAGTTACTTTTTAAAAAAAAcacatcttttccttccatcaCAACACCCAATCCCCACAATGCTACTCTCCTACACTGACACCAAGACACCCCGGCCGGGCCACCAAGTCTACATACTCTAAGCACCCATGACAAGAGTAAGAAGAGCCATCCGGACCTGTTTGCGAGATCAGCAATTGTaccagaaaaaaaaaagttgCCATAAAACTCACGAAAAGACCGTATCGCATCTGCCTAAAGTACGCTGCCCTCTTCGAGTCAAAGTCCACTTCGGGGTCAATCTCGTTCACCCTAGGCAAGGGGTGCATTACAATCGCCGactccttggccttctccagcACATCATTGTTGATGACATAAATGTCCTTGACAGCTTCGTACTCCGCAATGTTCTCAAATCGCTCTTTCTGCACTCGAGTAACGTACAAGACGTCAGATCTGGACACAATCTCATCAGTGAGAGTGAAAGACTCGGTGAATCGGATACCGGCTCGG
This genomic interval carries:
- a CDS encoding cytoplasm protein, putative produces the protein MAAPLYVTQSGRLWHAGLILIVTVGLPARGKTHISRALERYLRWLGVKTRVYSIGDYRRKVLGGAHNVPHDYFQTKTPRSEATNALRRRIKAELEDQIMDFFTQGGQVVIYDANNGSVAERKITSEKFGNRGVHVIYLESLCDQEDIITANIRSVKLSSPDYAGWDAEKAVADYWERIRDQAAVYDTVTADEGPFIKVMNVGERIEVNRIEGYLQTRCCFFLMNIHTRPRNIYFARSGQSLIEHSYKADSDLSPAGWEYAERLKAAVIARRKAAREERKAKGEVVGEDNPLLIWTSARRRAYHTAWPFVHSGYKVVQKPIMSEINPGVWDGLSTQEAMELYPDEWSRFLADPYAHRAPRAESYHDLSVRLESVIFELERCQDDLLIIGHASVIRCLLAYLVGLPPNEVPAVEIARGDLVEITPASYGVISRAWHFWSGEGRGDAYGGNLYENFAEATSGKGSVLPDSGVNFAADALNMEKEAQEEEGREKEERGEKMMEAAKAVGKIAEQAAANTAAGAGAHGSSGGDGTAGGVGQGARGPGKALRRWGSERGKEENKKDDEAVAVSEGEGRESGTTRSRAMSLLEI
- a CDS encoding cytosine deaminase, putative, with the protein product MSPVEGSPAKPEDYPHFMSVAHEQALKSLSEGGIPIGAALVHLPTSRIISRGHNNRVQLSSNVRHGEMDCLENLGRVPEGLLSECAMFTTLSPCIMCSATCILYKIRTVVLAENENFLGGEQLLRDNGANVINLDSEEIKNMMKNWINSPRGKVWNEDIGEVTGS
- a CDS encoding general RNA polymerase II transcription factor, putative, with protein sequence MSEPSSPASSLDFFESDASADSDYDEAPRRTRKQPSKKYGARHGTSTPTASGSGSGTKIKINLSSLQRRAVEGNTAVEQEEEGDEDEEGYFDGLIGKRGVDLSGQTLKGDHSLRPLWVDDRGNIIVEAFAPFAKQAQDFLVAISEPVSRPALIHEYRITKPSLHSAMSIGLETKVIIEVLSRLSKTPLSPRLVARIEEWTASFGKVRLVLKDNRYFLETSVPEFLQKLMNDEVIKECMVHREEETGPTVFGAEEGARPRRDFAIPGTEEARRRERGEDAEQTRENDAVLGAVIGISEADEMDDEDDKVHSFEVSGERMEDVRRRCKDIDLPALEEYDFRNDTINPNLDIQLKPMTVIRPYQEMSLAKMFGNGRARSGIIVLPCGAGKTLVGITAACTIKKSALVLCTSAVSVAQWKQQFLHFSNISERQICAFTQGEKEMFSTSAGIVISTYSMIAKTGKRAHDAEKMMQFLRSREWGFLLLDEVHVTPADMFRKCINNFKVHAKLGLTATLVREDDRIGDLGYLIGPKLYEANWMDLAKNGHIATVQCAEVWCPMTPEFYREYLRNPSRKRILLHAMNPNKIQACQFLINYHESRGDKVIVFSDNVFALEAYAKKLGKSFIHGGTPEGERLRILSRFQHDPQLNTIFLSKVGDTSIDLPEATCLIQISSHFGSRRQEAQRLGRILRAKRRNDEGFNAFFYSLVSKDTQEMFYSSKRQGFLIDQGYAFKVITELHGLHSMPNLVFASKDEQLSLLESVLNQGDAAAETADHYMRLNGGKHLKRIAGAQPSTSGTTVQRFMAPLEHLSGGQNISYREQNKSVNKELSREVRQNKRAGGSSSGKDSHSIFKKRKTELAAAKKQRETGF
- a CDS encoding tubulin folding cofactor C, putative — protein: MSTNEQGVVSTAQSAELHSMFHSQKQGILQSLEEQPSTSITDISKRISSLRTLVDSFGEGLPKYDRGRYASQITELESKVAVLRAKEKPKSRFAFTKPKSSPGAAQSIPNASSQATSNISSLTASSSSSSDSGDISQTRGLSTFTPASTSTSTSSTHTISCLANTIVRPELAPGTGAYTLSLSSLSRCVIDLCPPRATGTGPEVGPPRAPADGTTWTAAGQRPILTALHAKDLEQCIMVAPVLPGSAMLSGMVNCLVIVGAQQFRIHSSTNTHVLLNVASLPVIEHCTNVAFGAYPSFLLSTQPAYESRHTQVQDFDWVRGGQSPNWSLLSKDQASTLFTQEMASRLYDEGINVREKEKGEHMAMEWTERLIELSALHPS
- a CDS encoding cytoplasm protein, putative, producing the protein MAAPLYVTQSGRLWHAGLILIVTVGLPARGKTHISRALERYLRWLGVKTRVYSIGDYRRKVLGGAHNVPHDYFQTKTPRSEATNALRRRIKAELEDQIMDFFTQGGQVVIYDANNGSVAERKITSEKFGNRGVHVIYLESLCDQEDIITANIRSVKLSSPDYAGWDAEKAVADYWERIRDQAAVYDTVTADEGPFIKVMNVGERIEVNRIEGYLQTRCCFFLMNIHTRPRNIYFARSGQSLIEHSYKADSDLSPAGWEYAERLKAAVIARRKAAREERKAKGEVVGEDNPLLIWTSARRRAYHTAWPFVHSGYKVVQKPIMSEINPGVWDGLSTQEAMELYPDEWSRFLADPYAHRAPRAESYHDLSVRLESVIFELERCQDDLLIIGHASVIRCLLAYLVGLPPNEVPAVEIARGDLVEITPASYGVISRAWHFWSGEGRGDAYGGNLYENFAEATSGKGSVLPDSGVNFAADALNMEKEAQEEEGREKEERGEKMMEAAKAVGKIAEQAAANTAAGAGAHGSSGGDGTAGGVGQGARGPGKALRRWGSERGKGRGLPGLSELNETDDDEVEENKKDDEAVAVSEGEGRESGTTRSRAMSLLEI